The following proteins are co-located in the Natator depressus isolate rNatDep1 chromosome 4, rNatDep2.hap1, whole genome shotgun sequence genome:
- the LOC141985707 gene encoding maestro heat-like repeat family member 5 translates to MKRLCVCCQSHSAMAESSEERTASSPRRWTHLSLKKKAAETQVEAEEVKLQETTDKDEVDLTGTKKEPSDTKGKWEKGSPEEQEEERTPSPSSTSSSHMTMTPREHPSSAPLHALLMAAVKGLTTPTLQRFRAAEEELRAIVSLHGDKMERVGDVVGGILIWLDNSCDPRARRAVLRAMALLARSHPQDVVLTCVAHTLSSHRCAIELWKALGEEPQLTREVLQQLLDKLQQRRREEKSSHVSLAAMKTIYELLFLRGYREAILQMYPQLLILCVRQVQYVLDLHLPGTYTARQTSSPEEGSSCLSLLR, encoded by the exons ATgaaaagactctgtgtctgtTGCCAATCCCACAGCGCGATGGCAGAGAGCAGTGAGGAGAGAACAGCttcctctccaagaaggtggaCGCACTTGTccctgaagaagaaagcagctgagacccaggtggaggcagaggaggTGAAGCTGCAGGAGACGACAGACAAAGACGAAGTGGATCTTACAG ggacgaAGAAGGAGCCGTCTGACACGAAGGGGAAGTGGGAAAAAGGAagcccagaagagcaggaagaagagcgcACTCCCAGCCCCTCATCAACAAGCAGCTCCCATATGACGATG acccccagggagcacccttcctcagccccgctccaTGCCCTGCTGATGGCAGCCGTGAAGGGTCTGACAACACCCACCCTGCAGAGATTTAGAgccgcagaggaagagctgagggccatcgtatctctccacggagacaagatggagaga gttggagaCGTGGTGGGAGGGATCTTAATCTGGCTCGACAACAGCTGTGatcccagagccagaagagcagTGCTCAGGGCCATGGCCTTGCtggctcgctcccacccccaggacgtggttctaacctgtgtggctcacacGCTCTCATCGCACAG ATGTGCCATTGAGTTGTGGAAGGCCTTGGGTGAAGAACCACAGctcaccagggaggtgctgcagcagctgctggacaagctccagcagagacgCCGGGAGGAGAAGAGCAGCCATGTGTCTCTGGCT gcAATGAAGACCATTTATGAGCTCCTTTTCCTACGGGGATACCGAGAAGCCATCCTGCAAATGTATCCCCAGCTGCTCATTCTCTGCGTCAGGCAAGTGCAGTACGTGCTGGATCTGCACTTGCCAGGGACCTACACGGCCAGGCAGACATCCAGCCCCGaggagggatccagctgcctcagcctcctaaggtaa
- the LOC141986044 gene encoding maestro heat-like repeat family member 5 gives MHKAADIIHLLNREGLGSISQDIAVSLRPFIDDEKGSVRSAAIVLLGKVVSRVQDPDKPLVQQEIIHCLLPLLLHLEDQEESVKLMQNNESHIPKFLFQALQYLESSQTAIRHSAARFIGKQSKFT, from the exons ATGCATAAAGCTGCAGACATCATCCACCTCCTCAACagggaggggcttggctccatctcccaggatattgcagtcagccttcgccccttcattgatgat gagaagggcagtgtgcgctcagctgccattGTACTGCTTGGCAAggtggtgagcagggtgcaggaccccGACAAACCCTTggtgcagcaggaaatcatccactgcttgctccccctgctgctgcatcttgaagaccaggaggagagtgtgaaACTG atgcaGAACAATGagagccacatccccaaattcctgttccaggccTTACAGTACCTGGAAAGCTCACAGACAGCAATAAGACATTCAGCAGCCCGATTCATTGGTAAGCAGAGCAAATTCACTTGA